TGGCTAAAGAATTCAGCAAAGACATTGTATTGATCGCTAGTTGGATCCGCGGCATAAATGCCAAACATGAAGGAAATTGCAATGAAAATTCCTCCGACGACAACGAATGGGATCATATAAGAAACGCCGCTCATGATATGCTTATAGAAGTTAATTCCTGACTTTTCTTCTTCAACTGGTTCGGTGTCCGCAGTCGTATGCGTAGCGTTTCCTTCACGAATATTGTAGGATAACGCTTGATCAATCATTTGATCCGCTTGGTTGATGGCCTTTTTCACAGGCACATCCACATGTTTCTTTCCTTGAAACACGGACGTATCCACTCGGACATCGTGTGCGACGATAATGGCATCAGCATTTTGGATATCCGCTGAGGTTAATCTATTCTCAGGCCCATTCGCACCGTTTGTTTGGATTTTTACTTTCATCCCCCGTTTTTTAGCAGCCTCTTTTAACGATTCGGCAGCCAAATAGGTATGAGCAATTCCCGTCATACACGCGGTGATCCCAACGATGTATTTCCCTGAATCAGATGTATCCACTGACGTTGACGTTGAGCCTTGTAATTTCTCCTCATTTTGAAGAGCGTTGATCACCTCATCAACAGCAGTCGCCACAATTAGCTTGGCCCTAAATGTTTCAGACATTAGATATTGGGAGAGCTTAGACAAAAGCGCTAGATGTTCATTCGACGCGTTTTCTGGCGCAGCAATCATAAATAGTAAATTCGTATGCTGATCCCCATACTGAATTCCTTGTAGTGTTCTCCCCATAATAATCGTTGGCTTGGACACTGTTTTGGATTTCGCATGTGGAATAGCAACTCCATAGCCTACAGCAGTGGAAATTTCGTTCTCTCTTTGGTAAATCTCTTTTTTAAATTGTTCTGGGTCATCTGTAAGCTTGTTTTCAGCTAGCTTGTCCACCATCTCATCAATGACATCCGCTTGGCTAGTGCCTTTAAGGTTCAAAATTATATTTTCACGCGTTAAAATATCAACCAATTCCACAAGGATCCCTCCTAAAACAATTTAGCAGTCCTGATTAACTGAAATAATGGTGTGCCTGATTCGTTGAATTAAACAAGTCCATTTTGGCTTTCACGACTTCTTGAGTAGCCTTTCTGGCGCTTGGCATAATGACATCTGGCTCATACGCTGTCTGGTTCTCTGTTAAGAAACGACGCATTTCTCGAAAGAATGCACTTTTCATATCTGTTGATAAATTAATCTTTGATACGCCATGAAGATACGTTTGTGAAATCTCCTCATCCTTATTGTCACTTCCGCCATGGAGGACAAGTGGTATGTCAACCTTTTGGTTAATTTCAGCAAGCAAATCAAGCTTCAACTCAGGTTGTCTATCGTGTTTGTACTGACCATGAGACGTCCCAATCGCGATAGCCAACGTATCAATTCCTGTTTCGTCCACGAACGTTTTCGCATCGTCTGCGTCTGTATAGAGAATGACGTCCGCTCCACCTTCAGAGCTTCCTTCATTCGAACCAATCGTTCCTAATTCAGCTTCAACAGATACGTTTACATCATGGGCAATTTTGACGACTTCCTTTGTAAGGGCGATATTGTCTTCAAACGACGCATGAGATGCATCGATCATGACGGAGGTAAATCCATTTCTTATCGCTCTCATACAATCTTTTACAGAAGCACCATGATCCAAATGAATGACCATAGGCACCTTGGCGTTTCGGCAGCTTTCTCTCACGTAGGCAATAAAATCATCCCCAAGCAATTCCACTTCATTTGGGTGAATTTGAATGATGGCTGGTGCGTTTTTTTCTTCAGCGGAATCGATAACCACTCTTACAAATTCACTATTTGCGACGTTAAAGGAACCTACCGCAAAATTGTGCTTGTATGCTACTGCGAGCAAATCTTTCATGTTCATTAACATTCAAATCTCTCCTCTTAATGTTTATATTTGATTCCAAACATCTACAAATTCTTTTTCGTTGGTGGCTTGGACAAGAGCACGCACACTTTCGGTACTCTTTGTCTTTTGGAAAAACTCCGTAAACACATATTCATTTCGCTCAATATCTGAAGAAGGGATGTAGATGATAATGAGCTGAACAAGTTCGTCTCCCCATTGAATCGCTCTCTTATTCACCCCGAAAATCACGCTTTCCTTATACTCTTTTGTTTCAAAATAAGGATGTGGGATAGCCACCAGGTTGCCTATAGACGTATGAGACATGTTCTCTCTTTTCATAATCGGTTCATACAAATGCTCTCGCTGATTGATCGATAACAAATGACGAATGGCGTCCTCTGGGCTGTTTTCGTTTATCCATTGAATCGCCGCTTGCTCAATAATTGAATTCTGTGCTTCAAGAAAGAACCTGATCTTCTTAATATCACCACTTTGAAAGCTATTATGAATCCTAATGAAATGAACAATGTCCGGCGGTGTCAGTTCTTCTTGATTAATCCCGATGTACAAATAGGAAGAATCAAATTCATAGGTTGTGGACCATTTTTCTATCTCGCAGATGTCCAATTCATCAAAATATGTTGTTATTTTCGATGCAAGCAGCTTCGTCCTCTCATAACCTCTGCTGTAAAGCAGGATCGTTTTGATTTTCTTTTTATCCTTGGATTCGATAATCACTTGGATGTGATAGGCCAAGTAGGCAATCTCCGTATCGTGAATTTCCAAATCAAATTCTTTCTCGATTTGCATGGCAATGTTCGAAGCGATGCTGAATGAGAAAAAATACTCCGCTTTAGTTTCTTTTACAAAAGGATTATAAATAAGCAGGTTATGAGACACCGGATAGATCACCCGATAAATGTGATTCAGAATGTTTGTTCTAAAACGTTTTTCCGAGTGCGTTGGTACATTGTAGGTCTCTTCTACTCGCCGTAATATAGCTTCTATTTTGTCAACAATTTGTGGATTTCGATTCGTTATTTCAGTTCCTTCCAAATCCAATTGTAATGACATTAAGTAGTTCACTAAAAAAACAGCTTCATCGTCTGTGACATTCGCATAAGGTTGTAAATGTGACCGAAACGCATCCGCTACTTCGAATTCTTTAAAACCAGTCAATTTTTCCAGCTCTTCATCCTGGCGATCAACCAATTGACCACTGTTTATTTGATGGATGATAATGATGAGTTGACTGATTAGCTTTTTATAGATCGAGAATTCCATGTTTAATTGATAGTGAATGTTGATCTCGTCTGTAAATTTAAATACGCTTTCAATTACATCTGCATCCAGCCAAGAGGTAAACCGTTGTATGACGACATCCTTGAAATCCTCTTTTTTTACGTAAATAGAAGCAAATGCGTTTTCCAACAAAATTCTCTTTTGCATCTCTGTTCCGATCAACCGAATGCCCTTAAATACCTTCGCATCAATCGAGCATTCAATCCCCAGTTCTTGGATGTTCATCGTAAGCTTTTGAATTCGACTTCGAATGGTCTGTGGTGAATAATAAAATCTTTCAGCAATTTTGTCGTAGGTAATGTATTGGTCTGCATTCATTAGATATTGAATCATTTCAAATTCTAAAATCGCTTCTTCCGGTTCCTTTTTTGTAAGATCCCTCCTTTGATCCAATTGGCTCTCTTCTTTTAAAATGGCATAGCCTTGTGGGGAAGATAGGATAACGATGTCACTAGAGCTCTCGTTGATATCCTTTATATAGTTCCGTATCGTACGATCCGTCACGTTTAACATTTCAGCCAAGACCGTCGCCGAAACATAGCCTTGATGTTGATTCAATAGAAAGTCAATTAATTGATTACGTTTATTGTGCAAACCAACCACAACCTTTCTACATCCTCAATGTATAACACAGACATTGGAAGCGCTATATCAGAAGAATTTCCTATAGACAGGAAATTATACGAGCTTATTCGATACCAAAGGAAAAGTGCAATCTTTGCGGTTTTGTTGTTAGTGATATGTGTTCAGAAACAAACCCAACTTTATAAATTCCCTTGTTATTTTGTAAGCGTTTTATTATAATAAAGGTAGTTACCTTTTTAAATATATCACTACCTTTAAAGTGACACTTAGGAGGATTCACATGAGTGAAATGAACAGCAATTATTTTAAATCAAACTTTAATACAGCATATCTTTCAGATGAGGACAAGCATGTCTTCAAAGAACAAGTTCCTGGCTACAAATTTGTAGTTATAGGCGCAGGCATGATTGGCACAGAGCATATTCAGGTGACAATGTTGGAAGGAAGAGCCACAATTCACGGCATTTACGACGTAGATGAACGCAGCATGGCCCATACGAAACGAGAATTCGAGACGGCTTACCCCGGGAAAAAACTACATTGTTATAATTCTCTCAAAGAAGCTTGTCATGATCCTGATGTGGACGCTCTCATCATCTGCACACCAAACTACACACATATTGATATTGTTCGTGAAGCGGTGACATCAGGAAAACATATTATGCTTGAAAAACCAATGGCCACATCACTCAAGGACGCTCTCGAAATCCACGAACTAGCGACCAATTATGCTGGTGTTTTTCAAATTGGCTTACAGTATCGCCATAAAGCGATTTATAGCGAAGCGATTCATGAGGTGCTTGAACGTAAATCCATTGGGGACGTAAAAACGATCTCAATTGTTGAGCATCGGCTTCCTTTTCTTGACAAAGTGAAGCAATGGAACAAGTTCTCAAAGTACTCTGGAGGCACCTTGGTTGAAAAAGCATGTCATTATTTTGACCTTCTCAACCTGTTTGCCGAATCACGTCCCCTCACCGTCTATGCCACAGGTGGGCAAGCAGTGAATTTTAGAACTTTTTCTTATGGTGAAGATGAAGACACATCCGATATTGTCGATCATGCGCAAGTAACGGTCGTCTATGAAAATGGCGTTCATTCCACCTTCAACCTTTGCATGTTTGCTCCAATGTTTTATGAAGAGATTACTCTTTGTGGGGCAGAAGGTCGTTTGAAGGCGTATGAGAACATGGACTTCCTCCCAAATGAGCGACCAGAGACTCATCTCGAAATTCTGAGTGGAAACAAGCAAGCAAGTCGTATATCTACACCTAGCTATCCTAAAGCGATTCAAAGCAGTGGACATCATGGTGGAACCTACTATGAACACAAATATTTTATCGATAACATGGAAGGAAAAACGACGGCCACAGCAACGGTAGACGAAGGCTTCTGGTCAATCATCGTCGGATTGGCAGCTGAAGAGTCTATTCGAACAGGGCAAATCGTATCCGTCACTAAACTGCTTGAGGAGTCCATTCGCGTCTAAGTTGAAGCAACACTAGCAGCAAAATCAAAAAGAATGTTCCGACCTAAATTGTGGTCAGGAACATTCTTTTTCTTATGATCAAGTCTTTTCTAAAAAAGCTGACGGCCACATGGTCTGTGTGCCGACAGCTTTTCCTAGTTTTCTTTGCTATAGACGCTTCACAAAAATCTTTCTACGACACGAGCATCAATACAACGG
This portion of the Aureibacillus halotolerans genome encodes:
- a CDS encoding Gfo/Idh/MocA family protein, whose product is MSEMNSNYFKSNFNTAYLSDEDKHVFKEQVPGYKFVVIGAGMIGTEHIQVTMLEGRATIHGIYDVDERSMAHTKREFETAYPGKKLHCYNSLKEACHDPDVDALIICTPNYTHIDIVREAVTSGKHIMLEKPMATSLKDALEIHELATNYAGVFQIGLQYRHKAIYSEAIHEVLERKSIGDVKTISIVEHRLPFLDKVKQWNKFSKYSGGTLVEKACHYFDLLNLFAESRPLTVYATGGQAVNFRTFSYGEDEDTSDIVDHAQVTVVYENGVHSTFNLCMFAPMFYEEITLCGAEGRLKAYENMDFLPNERPETHLEILSGNKQASRISTPSYPKAIQSSGHHGGTYYEHKYFIDNMEGKTTATATVDEGFWSIIVGLAAEESIRTGQIVSVTKLLEESIRV
- a CDS encoding PTS fructose transporter subunit IIABC, yielding MELVDILTRENIILNLKGTSQADVIDEMVDKLAENKLTDDPEQFKKEIYQRENEISTAVGYGVAIPHAKSKTVSKPTIIMGRTLQGIQYGDQHTNLLFMIAAPENASNEHLALLSKLSQYLMSETFRAKLIVATAVDEVINALQNEEKLQGSTSTSVDTSDSGKYIVGITACMTGIAHTYLAAESLKEAAKKRGMKVKIQTNGANGPENRLTSADIQNADAIIVAHDVRVDTSVFQGKKHVDVPVKKAINQADQMIDQALSYNIREGNATHTTADTEPVEEEKSGINFYKHIMSGVSYMIPFVVVGGIFIAISFMFGIYAADPTSDQYNVFAEFFSQVGGEAAFALMVPILAGFIGYSIADKQGLAPAMIGGMVASIGGSGFLGGIVAGFVAGFAARFIGRSFAKVPKAFQGLVSVLVVPLLSTLIVGAFMFFILNTPMSLLNVFLENWLTGLTGINAALLGALLAGMMASDMGGPINKTASAFGLAMFAANIFEPSAALMVGGMVPPLGIALATTIFKNRFTLQEVEAGKASYVLGASFITEGAIPFAAADPLRIIPANIIGAAVGGALCMVLGISLKAPHGGIFVIPIASNHPLMYIGCIVLGSIVTCLLIGFLKKPLSEEDRNKGKSMSSII
- a CDS encoding ketose-bisphosphate aldolase yields the protein MLMNMKDLLAVAYKHNFAVGSFNVANSEFVRVVIDSAEEKNAPAIIQIHPNEVELLGDDFIAYVRESCRNAKVPMVIHLDHGASVKDCMRAIRNGFTSVMIDASHASFEDNIALTKEVVKIAHDVNVSVEAELGTIGSNEGSSEGGADVILYTDADDAKTFVDETGIDTLAIAIGTSHGQYKHDRQPELKLDLLAEINQKVDIPLVLHGGSDNKDEEISQTYLHGVSKINLSTDMKSAFFREMRRFLTENQTAYEPDVIMPSARKATQEVVKAKMDLFNSTNQAHHYFS
- a CDS encoding BglG family transcription antiterminator; its protein translation is MHNKRNQLIDFLLNQHQGYVSATVLAEMLNVTDRTIRNYIKDINESSSDIVILSSPQGYAILKEESQLDQRRDLTKKEPEEAILEFEMIQYLMNADQYITYDKIAERFYYSPQTIRSRIQKLTMNIQELGIECSIDAKVFKGIRLIGTEMQKRILLENAFASIYVKKEDFKDVVIQRFTSWLDADVIESVFKFTDEINIHYQLNMEFSIYKKLISQLIIIIHQINSGQLVDRQDEELEKLTGFKEFEVADAFRSHLQPYANVTDDEAVFLVNYLMSLQLDLEGTEITNRNPQIVDKIEAILRRVEETYNVPTHSEKRFRTNILNHIYRVIYPVSHNLLIYNPFVKETKAEYFFSFSIASNIAMQIEKEFDLEIHDTEIAYLAYHIQVIIESKDKKKIKTILLYSRGYERTKLLASKITTYFDELDICEIEKWSTTYEFDSSYLYIGINQEELTPPDIVHFIRIHNSFQSGDIKKIRFFLEAQNSIIEQAAIQWINENSPEDAIRHLLSINQREHLYEPIMKRENMSHTSIGNLVAIPHPYFETKEYKESVIFGVNKRAIQWGDELVQLIIIYIPSSDIERNEYVFTEFFQKTKSTESVRALVQATNEKEFVDVWNQI